A genomic region of Trifolium pratense cultivar HEN17-A07 linkage group LG3, ARS_RC_1.1, whole genome shotgun sequence contains the following coding sequences:
- the LOC123916750 gene encoding NDR1/HIN1-like protein 10, translating into MCCRPHWFWCLYCTIYGVMFFFMMFSIIFWIVISPTSVKFHVTDATLSEFNLTNNNNTLYYNFKLNITARNPNNNIIVYYRRITAIAWYKDNDFGYVSLTPFDQGHKNTTFLGPIEFKGNTKFKLGRKQLDEYFEETRLGVYNDLAVDFDVRIRAKFGGFKSGRFNPPVVQCRRLRVPLVFSSNGTNSSWTFSFSNRRCSSGSFFTDRDADAGA; encoded by the coding sequence ATGTGTTGCAGACCACATTGGTTCTGGTGCTTATATTGCACAATCTACGGAGTTATGTTCTTTTTCATGATGTTCTCAATCATCTTCTGGATAGTAATCTCCCCCACAAGTGTGAAGTTCCATGTAACTGACGCTACTCTCTCCGAGTTCAACCTCacgaacaacaacaacaccttATATTACAATTTCAAACTCAATATCACAGCACGAAACCCCAACAACAACATAATAGTCTATTATCGAAGAATCACCGCAATTGCTTGGTACAAAGACAACGATTTCGGTTATGTGAGTTTGACACCCTTTGATCAAGGACACAAGAATACCACTTTTCTTGGACCTATAGAGTTTAAAGGGAATACAAAGTTCAAACTTGGACGTAAACAACTTGACGAGTATTTTGAAGAAACGCGTCTTGGGGTTTATAATGATTTGGCTGTTGATTTCGATGTTCGAATTAGAGCTAAATTTGGAGGTTTTAAAAGTGGTCGTTTTAATCCACCGGTTGTGCAGTGTCGTCGTTTGAGAGTTCCTTTAGTTTTTTCGTCCAATGGAACTAACTCATCATGGACATTTTCTTTTAGTAACAGAAGATGTAGTAGTGGTTCTTTCTTTACAGATCGTGATGCAGATGCAGGagcttaa